The window CGGTTTTCATGTGCAATTTCGGGTTAAAGGCGGTTTTGTTTTTAAGTATGCCGTAGGCGATGTGCAGCAGTTTCCGCATGACGGCGATAAGGGCCACTTTTTTCGGTTTTCCCG is drawn from Nitrospinota bacterium and contains these coding sequences:
- a CDS encoding IS110 family transposase, whose protein sequence is GKPKKVALIAVMRKLLHIAYGILKNKTAFNPKLHMKTA